A stretch of DNA from Methylogaea oryzae:
TTCAACCTGGACCTAGACGGCCGCAAGGCCTACGCCAAAGTCAGGCTGCACGGCGAAGCGGAAATCATCGAGGTATTGCTGGAGGATTTCGCCATCATCAGCGACGGCCAAACCCACCGCATCAAGCTGGGCAAGGCCCAGGCCAACCGCCCGTGGCTGAACAACCTGCTGCGGCACGTCACCAGGAAAACCTGGAAAATCCCCACCATGCCGGAATTCAAGGCGCAAATCGAATTTGCCGCCGAGTTGCTCAAAGCCGAGCGCTAACAGCAAGGCCTCCGGACGAGCTTAACGTAGGAAAGCGCATCGCTCGCGAATGGTGCGCTTCGCGCCTTTGCGCAGCTTTGGACTACCTCCTGAACCGCCCCGGCTTCCTGGAGGCAGTTGGGTTTAAGTTACGCCGCGATGGCGGCTTGCTTGGCAATCTGCCGGTAGTCGTTTGCCTCAGCTTCGGCGGGCGGGATATAGCCAATGGGTCCCGGTAGCCGATGGTGGTTAGTCGTAGCGATAACGGCAAGCAATAACGACCAAATCGTCGCCATCGACTCGATAAACCAGACGATGGGTTTCATCGATACGGCGCGACCAAAAGCCGGACAGGTTTTCCTTGAGGGGCTCCGGCTTGCCGATGCCGTCGAAGGGTTCGCGCAGGCAGTCTTGGATCAGGCCGTTGATCCGCTTCAGGGTCTTGCGATCCTGTCCTTGCCAGTATTGGTAGTCTTCCCGGGCGGCCAAAGTCCAGGTGATGCGGCTAGGCATCGATCGGATTTTGCTCGGTCAACTTGCCCTGGCGGTATTGCTCAATGGAGCGGGCCAGATGGGCGGCATTGGCGGGAGACTTCAGCAGGTGGACGGTCTCCATCAGGCTGTTGAACGTGTCGAGCGACATCATGACTGCGTCGGGCGCGTCGCGCCGGGCGATCACGGTGTAATCGGCATCGTCGATGACCTGATCGATGACGTTCTTGAGGTTGTTTCGGGCCTCGGAAAAATTTATTACGCGCATGGGAGAGACCTGTGCTGTTTGCCGTACAAGTCTAGCACGAAGGCGGCCTAACGAAACCGCCGCACCTTGAAATTGCGGCCTTTGATTTTGCCCGCCGACAAGCGGCGCAGCGCCTTGTCGGCGATGGAGCGCTCGATCGCCACGTATGCGCTGAAATCGAAAATATCGATCTTGCCCACCTGGCTGCCGGGTATGCCGGCGTCGCCGGTGAGGGCGCCGAGGATATCGCCGGGACGGACTTTATTCTTGCGGCCGCCGTCGATGCACAGCGTCACCATGGGCGGCTGCAACTCGGTGGCGACGGCGGCGCTCAGCGAGCCCAGCGATTGCGATACCGCCGGGCTTTTCTGATAGGCCTCGATGGCGTTCACCTTGGGCGCTTCGGAAGCCGAGTACAGGCTCAAGGCCAAGCCTTGCTTGCCGGCGCGGCCGGTGCGGCCGATGCGATGGACGTGCACTTCCGGGTCCGGCGACAGCTCGAAGTTGATCACCGCCGACAAATCCTTGATGTCCAGCCCGCGGGCGGCCACGTCGGTCGCCACCAGCACCGAGCAGCTTTTGTTGGAAAAGCGCACCAGCACCTGGTCGCGATCTTTCTGCTCCAGGTCGCCGTGCAGGGCCAGGGCGTAAAAGCCCTGGGCGTCCAGTTCGTCCGCCACTTTCTGGCATTGCTGCTTGGTGTTGCAGAACACCACGGTGGATTCGGGCTTGTGGTGCGCCAGCAAGGCGGCCAGGGCCTTAGGCCGGGCGTCCCGCTCGATTTCGTAGAACAGCTGTTCGATCTGGCTGCCGCTGTGCAGGGACTCGACGCTCACCGACACCGGCTGTTGCTGGATGGCGGCGCTCATCTGCTTGATGGTGCCGGGATAGGTGGCGGAGAACAGCAGGGTCTGGCGGCGCTTGGGGGTGGTGGCGATGATGGACAGGATGGCGTCGTGGAAGCCCATGTCCAGCATGCGGTCGGCCTCGTCCAGCACGAGGATTTTCAAGCGGTCCAGTTGCAGCGTGCCTTTGCTCAAATGCTTTTGCACCCGTCCCGGCGTGCCCACCACGATATGGGCGCCGTGCTCCAGGGATTCGAACTGCGGCCCCAGCGGCGCGCCGCCGCACAACGACAGCAGCTTGACGTTGTGGGTGAAGCGCGCCAGGCGGCGGATTTCCTTGCCCACCTGGTCGGCCAGCTCCCGCGTCGGGCACAGCACCAGGGCCTGCACGGAAAAATCCGCCACGTCCAGTTGGGACAGCAGGCCGATGCCGAAAGCGGCAGTCTTGCCGCTGCCGGTCTTCGCCTGGGCGATCATGTCCTTGCCTTGCAGGATGTGGGGCAGGCTCTCCGCCTGGATGGGCGTCATGGTGCGGTAGTCTAGGGATTGCAGATTGGCCAGCATGGCCGGCGGCAGCGGCAGGGTCGAAAAATCGGTAGTCGTCACGGGGGAGTTTTAACCTGGGGAACGGAGTAGGCGGGGAAGCAGCGGGCTGCCGCGACATTGTAACAGCTTGGCGAGCGCTCCCCGCTAACCCGTAGCCGGCCCGATCCTAACCTTTACGGGGCATTGGGGGGCTGCGTTGACACAAAACCAGCCCCCTTCTTTCCCGGCCGACTCGGCACACAGCAAAACGCCCTACCCGCTTTGGCAAAATCGATGCCGCAACAGGTAGGGCGAAGCGATGCCCTTAAGGCCGTATCGTAACCTTAGGAACCGCCGCCGAACTTGGGCGCCGCCGGTTGTTTCATGTTCGCTATCGCCTCTTCCACCGCTAAAGTACCCTCGGCGAGCTTGCCCGCCTTGGCTTCGTTCACTGCGGCTCTCAGTTTGCCGACGATACGCTGCATGGCGGGAGAAGAGCGCTTATCGTTCTGCTCCTTCGCTTGCTTGAAGGCCTCCTCCGCGGCTTGCGCAAACGCCTCGGCATTGCCTTGCTTGCCGCTGGCAAGCGCTTTTTCCGACTGTGTTTTGACCTCGGTAAAGTCGATGCTCATCGGCGCACCCGCCGCGTACGCGCCGCTAACGGCAAGAGAAGACAGCAACAACGGCGCAAAAGCGTATTTCAGTTTCATCAGAATGACCTCATTAAGGGGGAACGGACTCGTCTGGCGACGAAACAAACGGATGATGCAAAGCGGGCCGTTGAAACGATTTCCTCAACGGAACAGCTGGGACTCATCGCGTTGCTTAGTGGATAGCGATCTCCGTGCCAATCATTCGAACACTAAATAACTGCGGATAAATCATTGGGTTGGACCGATACTCAGGAACAGCCCCGGGACATGGAGCACCCGCGTGCTTACGGCATATCGTCACAGCACGAAATGCCGCGACACGAATAACGGAAGGCACAAGAAACGCGGAACCGCTCCAACTCACGGCATGGAGACGCTTAAACGGCTCGACTCAGGCGCTCAGCCACTTGACCAGCAGCTTCGACAACTGCTCGCCGTGCACCGGCTTGGCGATGTGGTCGTCCATGCCGGCGTCGCGGCAGTTTTGCACTTCTTCAGGAAAGGCGTGGGCGGTCATGGCGATCACCGGCAAGCCCGGCCAGTGGCCGTCGGCGCGGATGCGGCGGCAGGCTTCCAGGCCGTCCATGACAGGCATTTGCACGTCCATCAGCACCCAATCGTAGGGCCGCGCCGCCAAGGCTTCCAAGGCCTCTTGACCGTTGCCGGCCAGCTCCACCTCGATGCCGTGCCGCTGCAGAATCTTGCTGGCGACCACTTGGTTGACCTCGTTGTCTTCCACCAGCAAGACCCGCCGGCCGCGCAACACGTCGGCGTCCGGCGCCACTTCCTCCGCCTCGGGTTCGGAAGCGTAGGCCTCCTCGGCGAGCCCCACCCGCACCGTGAAACTGAAAC
This window harbors:
- a CDS encoding Txe/YoeB family addiction module toxin, producing MPSRITWTLAAREDYQYWQGQDRKTLKRINGLIQDCLREPFDGIGKPEPLKENLSGFWSRRIDETHRLVYRVDGDDLVVIACRYRYD
- a CDS encoding type II toxin-antitoxin system Phd/YefM family antitoxin; its protein translation is MRVINFSEARNNLKNVIDQVIDDADYTVIARRDAPDAVMMSLDTFNSLMETVHLLKSPANAAHLARSIEQYRQGKLTEQNPIDA
- the dbpA gene encoding ATP-dependent RNA helicase DbpA, translated to MTTTDFSTLPLPPAMLANLQSLDYRTMTPIQAESLPHILQGKDMIAQAKTGSGKTAAFGIGLLSQLDVADFSVQALVLCPTRELADQVGKEIRRLARFTHNVKLLSLCGGAPLGPQFESLEHGAHIVVGTPGRVQKHLSKGTLQLDRLKILVLDEADRMLDMGFHDAILSIIATTPKRRQTLLFSATYPGTIKQMSAAIQQQPVSVSVESLHSGSQIEQLFYEIERDARPKALAALLAHHKPESTVVFCNTKQQCQKVADELDAQGFYALALHGDLEQKDRDQVLVRFSNKSCSVLVATDVAARGLDIKDLSAVINFELSPDPEVHVHRIGRTGRAGKQGLALSLYSASEAPKVNAIEAYQKSPAVSQSLGSLSAAVATELQPPMVTLCIDGGRKNKVRPGDILGALTGDAGIPGSQVGKIDIFDFSAYVAIERSIADKALRRLSAGKIKGRNFKVRRFR
- the smbP gene encoding small metal-binding protein SmbP, with translation MKLKYAFAPLLLSSLAVSGAYAAGAPMSIDFTEVKTQSEKALASGKQGNAEAFAQAAEEAFKQAKEQNDKRSSPAMQRIVGKLRAAVNEAKAGKLAEGTLAVEEAIANMKQPAAPKFGGGS